Proteins encoded within one genomic window of Amycolatopsis sp. 2-15:
- a CDS encoding molecular chaperone DnaK, with protein sequence MLGIDVAHTRTHAATRRKLTDGWGAPEPLWLGESSPAAATALFLDDEGYLLTGDAAARAGTSVPSRLLTGFHRRIGDDVPVFVGGERFSPESLTAVLVEGIAEHAGAQLGGAPRHLLVTHPGDWGDYRRDLLRRALGESGFAAVTLVPSSVGALYAHLPDPGPGDHTAAVCEFGPDGVTVTLATASGAGGWVARTSTEGVAPAAAVSTAFALAHGISVLPEKLAGIVFSGEPGPGALPGRLPCPVFTSPQPPLTAAFGASSLAAQRMSPPARREQPVAETTLIPKVDSLPELTERPSPPPVDITPFELPEPEGVAKLLRRWRPLAAAAAVLAIGSSVLIAALSSHEATADKGTAPAHPASLTSCAHPGAAPTGEGHC encoded by the coding sequence GTGCTCGGCATCGATGTCGCCCACACCCGGACCCACGCCGCCACCCGCCGGAAGCTGACCGACGGCTGGGGCGCCCCCGAACCGCTGTGGCTCGGCGAAAGCTCGCCGGCCGCGGCCACCGCGTTGTTCCTGGACGATGAGGGTTACTTGCTCACCGGCGACGCCGCAGCGCGCGCCGGAACGAGCGTTCCGTCTCGGCTGCTGACGGGCTTCCACCGCCGCATCGGCGACGACGTCCCCGTGTTCGTCGGGGGCGAGCGGTTCTCTCCGGAGTCACTCACCGCAGTCCTCGTCGAGGGCATCGCGGAGCACGCGGGCGCTCAACTGGGAGGAGCACCCCGCCACCTCCTCGTCACCCACCCCGGTGATTGGGGCGACTACCGGCGTGACCTTCTGCGACGAGCGCTGGGTGAATCCGGCTTCGCCGCCGTGACTCTGGTGCCCAGTTCCGTGGGCGCACTTTATGCCCATCTGCCCGATCCCGGACCCGGCGACCACACGGCCGCGGTCTGCGAGTTCGGGCCCGACGGCGTCACCGTCACGCTCGCCACGGCGTCCGGCGCGGGCGGCTGGGTCGCGCGCACGAGCACCGAGGGCGTGGCCCCCGCGGCGGCCGTGAGCACGGCTTTCGCGCTCGCCCACGGGATTTCGGTGCTGCCCGAGAAGCTGGCGGGCATCGTGTTCTCCGGCGAACCGGGTCCGGGTGCGCTGCCGGGCCGGTTGCCGTGCCCCGTGTTCACCTCACCCCAGCCCCCGCTCACGGCCGCGTTCGGAGCCAGTAGCCTCGCTGCTCAACGGATGAGCCCGCCCGCCCGGCGGGAGCAGCCCGTCGCGGAGACGACCCTGATCCCCAAGGTCGACTCGCTACCCGAGCTCACCGAGCGGCCCTCCCCGCCGCCGGTGGACATCACGCCGTTCGAGCTCCCCGAGCCCGAAGGCGTCGCGAAACTGCTCCGCCGGTGGCGTCCGCTCGCCGCCGCGGCAGCGGTGCTCGCGATCGGTTCCTCCGTCCTGATCGCCGCTCTCTCCTCCCACGAAGCCACGGCGGACAAGGGAACCGCCCCGGCCCACCCCGCGTCCCTCACGTCATGCGCCCACCCGGGCGCGGCCCCCACCGGTGAAGGTCACTGTTGA
- a CDS encoding helix-turn-helix transcriptional regulator, with product MNALLAKTGTDAVHPVAHLLLAELAAATATPARLVVVAPGGYGKTTLLGALESGCREAGVDATLVDDADQLGEDDLTRLTALAGPVVLAHRPNPRSEALRALAEPFARQVALPPLDAEEVGALARQLTGRLVDGTAAAALHSRTGGVPRLVERAVTGQLGEFRAELAELDDDVLRYLIAAEAGAGRNLDLLCALLELAPDRLPEVVDGARATGLLDANDELLPVAAEAVRTYGPPARRLTVLQQLVEIQLRGGLPVLELAKSLLDTGSSGASAAAAFAAAAGEALPGDAKLAARLFEAAAEAGARDTAVTTGWARAAALSGDLDTALRLGDGMLSGDDPEARAAGAEIAATVLAHRGELARSAELYRWAAAADACAPADGDGPDLTASAWGAPRSTPGHNAPVPGDAWAPSWNNTRGPEVYRWAGRGAANAFAAIALVGTGQLDAARNLVDAPVPGVAPTLFAGAVTRTAGGIVDSVSGQGADTLSALVGAAAMLEPAATGAPLPDSPAALAALVGLHSGELGLAESVLDRALASEVGGDLLTARHRLLLGWVAMTSGHLTAAAEHRDAVAGTRLEARDELFFATLELGLARRASDLVGLQQSWDRAYQASMRQQTDLFTLLPLGELAIAAARTGAHAKLTRQLRHAHAMLGELGNPPLWTVSLCWHELHAAITVEDLDTASHQLAALTSFAGHGRYPAALARAATCWLAVLSGAFDHDEVSATAAELHELDLCWDAARLAGQAAIRTSDRKAMVQLLEAARQFQAGTGRRESATPEPGAAPGLSTLSERELEVARLVVDGLTYKQAGSKLFISGKTVEHHMARIRAKLGAADRRELLATLRELLAKPDLS from the coding sequence TTGAACGCACTGCTGGCGAAGACCGGCACCGACGCCGTCCACCCCGTTGCGCACCTGCTCCTCGCGGAGCTTGCGGCTGCGACCGCGACGCCCGCGCGGCTCGTGGTCGTCGCGCCGGGTGGCTACGGCAAGACCACGCTGCTCGGCGCGCTCGAGTCGGGCTGCCGTGAGGCCGGCGTCGACGCGACGCTCGTCGACGACGCCGACCAGCTCGGCGAAGACGACCTGACGAGACTGACGGCGCTGGCGGGACCGGTCGTGCTGGCGCACCGGCCGAACCCGCGTTCGGAAGCGCTGCGCGCGTTGGCGGAGCCCTTTGCCCGGCAGGTGGCCTTGCCGCCGCTGGACGCCGAGGAGGTCGGCGCGCTCGCCCGGCAGCTCACGGGCCGGCTCGTCGACGGGACGGCGGCGGCTGCGTTGCACTCCCGCACCGGCGGGGTGCCGCGGCTGGTGGAGCGGGCGGTGACCGGGCAGCTCGGTGAGTTCCGGGCCGAGCTGGCGGAGCTCGACGACGACGTGCTGCGGTACTTGATCGCCGCGGAGGCCGGGGCCGGCCGCAATCTCGACCTGCTGTGCGCCTTGCTGGAGCTGGCGCCGGACCGGTTGCCCGAGGTCGTCGACGGTGCCCGGGCGACGGGACTGCTCGACGCGAACGACGAGTTGTTGCCCGTGGCCGCGGAGGCCGTGCGGACCTACGGGCCGCCGGCGCGCCGGCTGACGGTGCTGCAGCAGCTCGTGGAAATCCAGCTGCGGGGCGGGTTGCCTGTGCTGGAGCTGGCGAAGTCGTTGCTGGACACGGGAAGTTCGGGCGCCAGCGCCGCCGCCGCGTTTGCGGCGGCCGCGGGCGAGGCGCTGCCCGGGGACGCGAAGCTGGCGGCGCGGCTGTTCGAAGCCGCCGCCGAGGCCGGGGCGCGCGACACGGCCGTGACGACGGGGTGGGCCCGGGCGGCGGCGTTGTCGGGTGACCTCGACACGGCGCTGCGGCTGGGTGACGGGATGTTGAGCGGCGACGATCCCGAGGCGCGGGCCGCGGGGGCGGAGATCGCCGCGACGGTGCTGGCGCATCGAGGTGAGCTGGCGCGGAGTGCGGAGCTGTACCGGTGGGCCGCGGCGGCGGACGCTTGTGCGCCTGCCGACGGTGACGGGCCGGATCTGACGGCGTCGGCTTGGGGCGCGCCCCGATCGACGCCCGGCCACAACGCGCCGGTGCCCGGCGACGCTTGGGCGCCTTCGTGGAACAACACGCGTGGGCCCGAGGTGTACCGGTGGGCCGGGCGCGGCGCCGCGAACGCGTTCGCCGCGATCGCGCTCGTCGGGACCGGACAGCTGGACGCGGCGCGGAACCTCGTGGACGCGCCCGTGCCCGGCGTGGCGCCGACGCTGTTCGCGGGCGCCGTGACGCGGACGGCCGGCGGCATCGTCGATTCGGTGAGCGGGCAGGGCGCGGACACGCTCTCGGCGCTCGTCGGGGCGGCCGCGATGCTCGAGCCGGCCGCGACGGGCGCACCGCTGCCGGACAGCCCGGCCGCGCTGGCCGCGCTCGTCGGGCTGCACTCGGGTGAGCTGGGGCTCGCCGAATCGGTGCTGGACCGCGCGCTGGCCAGCGAAGTCGGCGGCGACCTGCTCACCGCGCGGCACCGGCTGTTGCTCGGCTGGGTCGCGATGACCAGCGGGCACCTCACCGCCGCCGCCGAGCACCGCGACGCTGTGGCGGGCACCCGTCTCGAAGCCCGCGACGAGCTCTTCTTCGCGACGCTCGAACTCGGCCTCGCCCGGCGCGCGAGCGACCTGGTGGGGCTGCAGCAGTCGTGGGACCGCGCCTACCAGGCGTCAATGCGGCAGCAGACCGACCTGTTCACGCTGCTGCCGCTGGGCGAGCTGGCCATCGCCGCCGCCCGCACCGGCGCGCACGCGAAGCTCACTCGCCAGCTGCGCCACGCCCACGCCATGCTCGGCGAACTCGGCAACCCTCCACTGTGGACGGTTTCCCTGTGCTGGCACGAGCTGCACGCCGCCATCACCGTCGAAGACCTCGACACCGCTTCCCACCAACTGGCCGCCCTGACGAGCTTCGCCGGCCACGGCCGCTACCCCGCCGCGCTGGCCCGCGCCGCCACCTGCTGGCTCGCCGTTCTCAGCGGCGCCTTCGACCACGACGAGGTCTCCGCGACCGCCGCCGAACTCCACGAACTCGACCTCTGCTGGGACGCCGCCCGGTTGGCGGGCCAGGCCGCTATCCGCACATCCGACCGCAAAGCCATGGTCCAGCTCCTCGAAGCCGCCCGCCAATTCCAGGCCGGCACCGGCCGCCGCGAATCCGCCACTCCGGAACCCGGCGCCGCACCCGGCCTCAGCACGCTGAGCGAACGCGAGCTCGAAGTCGCCCGCCTCGTCGTCGACGGCCTGACGTACAAACAGGCCGGCAGCAAGCTCTTCATCTCGGGCAAAACCGTGGAACACCACATGGCGCGGATCCGCGCCAAGCTGGGCGCCGCGGACCGGCGCGAGCTGCTCGCGACGCTGCGGGAGCTGCTCGCCAAGCCCGACCTGTCCTGA
- a CDS encoding ferredoxin reductase, with protein MARTAVSGRLAWRVAYLAEIRQETATARTLVFDAPGWPGHLAGQHVDVRLTAADGYTAQRSYSLAAPSDGDRLELTIQRVPGGEVSEHLTGPYAVGDPVEIRGPIGGWFVWRPTDPAPVLLVAGGSGVVPLMAMIRARRAAGSRALFRLVYSARTPADLFYADELRKPYAGLDVTYVYTRELPDGAAGIPRRLSVATLNTASWPTDFGPTSFVCGPTAFVETVADALLALGHSPHSIRTERFGPSRD; from the coding sequence ATGGCGCGAACAGCGGTATCAGGGCGACTAGCTTGGCGCGTCGCGTACCTCGCGGAGATCCGCCAGGAGACGGCGACGGCCCGCACCCTCGTGTTCGACGCCCCCGGCTGGCCCGGCCACCTCGCGGGCCAGCACGTCGATGTCCGCCTCACCGCCGCCGACGGCTACACCGCCCAGCGCAGCTACTCCCTCGCCGCGCCCTCCGACGGTGACCGCCTCGAGCTGACGATCCAGCGCGTCCCCGGCGGCGAGGTCTCGGAACACCTCACGGGCCCCTACGCCGTGGGCGACCCTGTCGAGATCCGCGGCCCGATCGGCGGCTGGTTCGTCTGGCGCCCCACCGACCCCGCCCCCGTCCTCCTCGTCGCGGGCGGCTCCGGTGTCGTGCCGCTGATGGCGATGATCCGCGCCCGCCGCGCCGCCGGGAGCCGCGCGCTGTTCCGCCTGGTGTACTCCGCGCGGACCCCCGCGGACCTCTTCTACGCCGACGAGCTGCGCAAACCGTACGCCGGCCTGGACGTCACGTACGTCTACACCCGCGAGCTCCCCGACGGCGCGGCCGGGATTCCGCGCCGCCTCAGCGTCGCGACCCTCAACACGGCCAGCTGGCCGACGGACTTCGGGCCCACGTCGTTCGTCTGCGGCCCCACCGCGTTCGTCGAGACGGTGGCCGACGCGCTGTTGGCGCTGGGCCACTCGCCGCACTCGATCCGGACGGAACGCTTCGGCCCCAGCCGAGACTGA
- a CDS encoding sulfite oxidase-like oxidoreductase, whose product MGVITPGFTGRARGGNPRLPPGQYLTEDFPVLSAGPTQRVHLDKWEFAVTTEKGEKRSWSFRELTSLPSEKFTVDIHCVTQWSKLDTRWRGVPVETLIGDLGTEADYVLAHSYGGYTTNLPLADLLDGQAWIAYEYNGKPLTPEHGGPARLLVPHLYFWKSAKWVRGLELATKDEPGFWESSGYHDYGDPWREQRYQGD is encoded by the coding sequence ATGGGTGTCATCACCCCTGGGTTCACCGGTCGCGCCCGCGGGGGCAACCCGCGGCTGCCGCCCGGCCAGTACCTCACGGAGGACTTCCCCGTGCTGTCGGCGGGGCCGACGCAGCGCGTGCACCTGGACAAGTGGGAGTTCGCGGTCACCACGGAGAAGGGCGAGAAGCGCTCGTGGTCGTTCCGCGAGCTGACCTCTCTGCCGAGCGAGAAGTTCACCGTGGACATCCACTGCGTCACGCAGTGGTCCAAACTCGACACGCGCTGGCGCGGCGTGCCCGTGGAGACGCTGATCGGCGACCTCGGCACCGAGGCCGACTACGTGCTGGCGCATTCCTACGGCGGCTACACCACCAACCTGCCGCTCGCCGACCTGCTCGACGGGCAGGCGTGGATCGCGTACGAGTACAACGGCAAGCCGCTCACCCCGGAACACGGCGGCCCCGCGCGGCTGCTGGTGCCGCACCTGTACTTCTGGAAGTCGGCGAAGTGGGTGCGCGGCCTGGAACTTGCCACGAAGGACGAGCCGGGCTTCTGGGAGTCCTCCGGCTACCACGACTACGGAGACCCATGGCGCGAACAGCGGTATCAGGGCGACTAG
- a CDS encoding pentapeptide repeat-containing protein encodes MPATAEPPESEHPATELTFRREDWYAEEFTGRRFERCEFHDVDLTEAVTRGVSSVDCVFGNVRFNASKHVDTAFTGCSFTRCNLFDAEFSGCKLVGSRFTECALRPMKVLGGDWSFAGLAGADLRGATFKGVRMREADLTRADCTGATFADVDLSGAELLEVKFGGAELRGSDLSALDPVHAELGGAIVSPEQATVLVTSLGLHVRG; translated from the coding sequence GTGCCCGCCACCGCTGAGCCCCCAGAGTCCGAGCATCCGGCGACCGAGCTGACCTTCCGCCGCGAGGACTGGTACGCCGAGGAGTTCACCGGGCGCCGGTTCGAGCGGTGCGAGTTCCACGACGTCGACCTCACCGAGGCCGTCACGCGCGGTGTCTCGTCCGTCGACTGCGTGTTCGGCAACGTGCGCTTCAACGCCTCGAAGCACGTGGACACGGCGTTCACCGGCTGCAGCTTCACGCGCTGCAACCTGTTCGACGCGGAGTTCAGCGGGTGCAAGCTCGTCGGCAGCCGATTCACCGAGTGCGCGCTGCGGCCGATGAAGGTGCTCGGGGGCGACTGGTCGTTCGCGGGACTCGCGGGCGCGGACCTGCGCGGCGCGACGTTCAAGGGCGTGCGGATGCGCGAAGCCGACCTCACGCGCGCGGACTGCACGGGGGCGACGTTCGCCGACGTCGACCTGTCGGGCGCGGAGCTGCTGGAGGTGAAGTTCGGCGGCGCCGAGCTGCGGGGGAGTGACCTGTCGGCGCTCGACCCGGTGCACGCGGAGCTCGGCGGGGCCATCGTGTCGCCTGAACAAGCGACGGTGCTGGTGACGTCGCTCGGATTGCACGTTCGCGGGTAG